In Mastigocladopsis repens PCC 10914, a single window of DNA contains:
- a CDS encoding RRXRR domain-containing protein, with protein MRVPVLDINGKSLMPTKPSRARRWLKEGKAKVVHNDLNLFCIQLLVESSGTKTQPIALGLDPGKKFTGVGVQSAKVTLFMAHLILPFPDITKKMSGRLILRRARRGRRINRKAPFNKRAHRQKRFDNRKQNKLPPSIRANKELELRVTKELVKLFPVTQITYEYVKAKGNKGFSPVMVGQKVMLQWLEKFVPTNVQEGWQTSILRQQLGLAKDKKNKDKQTPETHAHDSVTLAASNFMKFEKFHTANTRGHRWEGFVKVTSAPFRVIARPNLFRRQLHFENPVKDVLGNRKRKGGTITPFGFRSGDLVKAEKAGKVYIGWIGGYTQTAKTKNVSVYDHNWHRLGQFSPSKVQLLQRSSRLCVAS; from the coding sequence ATGCGAGTACCAGTATTAGATATAAATGGGAAATCGCTTATGCCAACAAAACCTAGTCGTGCTAGACGTTGGCTCAAAGAAGGTAAAGCAAAAGTTGTACATAATGACTTGAATCTTTTCTGTATTCAGTTGTTAGTAGAATCGTCAGGAACAAAAACACAGCCTATTGCATTAGGCTTAGATCCTGGCAAAAAGTTTACGGGGGTGGGTGTGCAATCAGCGAAGGTTACTTTGTTTATGGCACATTTAATTTTGCCATTCCCAGATATCACAAAAAAGATGTCAGGACGTTTGATTCTGCGACGTGCCAGACGTGGTAGACGGATAAATCGCAAAGCCCCATTCAACAAAAGAGCACACCGTCAAAAACGTTTTGATAACCGTAAACAGAACAAATTGCCTCCCAGTATTCGAGCTAACAAGGAGTTGGAATTACGAGTTACTAAAGAATTGGTAAAACTGTTCCCTGTCACCCAAATCACCTATGAATATGTCAAAGCCAAGGGCAACAAAGGATTTAGCCCAGTAATGGTTGGTCAAAAAGTGATGTTGCAATGGTTGGAAAAATTTGTACCAACTAATGTACAAGAAGGTTGGCAGACTTCGATACTACGACAACAGTTGGGACTAGCCAAAGACAAGAAGAACAAGGACAAACAAACTCCTGAAACTCACGCTCATGATAGTGTGACACTGGCAGCAAGTAATTTCATGAAATTTGAGAAGTTCCACACCGCAAACACGCGCGGGCACCGCTGGGAGGGATTCGTCAAAGTCACGTCTGCGCCATTTCGTGTTATCGCGCGTCCTAACCTATTTCGCCGTCAACTCCATTTTGAGAACCCAGTTAAAGACGTACTGGGTAACAGAAAACGTAAAGGTGGAACAATCACTCCGTTTGGTTTTCGTTCTGGCGATTTAGTTAAAGCTGAAAAAGCAGGAAAAGTTTATATTGGCTGGATAGGTGGTTATACTCAAACAGCCAAAACCAAGAATGTTTCGGTTTATGACCACAATTGGCACAGACTTGGACAATTCAGCCCATCAAAAGTACAGTTACTCCAACGTAGTTCACGATTATGCGTAGCATCCTAA
- a CDS encoding peptidoglycan-binding domain-containing protein has translation MAQHPNGVWIWNLSDIRSDYLDKLVERKVKRVYLKVFDGNYQGQPTFWDWQCSPEIIQEFESRDIEVYGWGYHYGTPDIARQVVKVRQALNCGLDGYIVDVEKEVEDKSNHTNVDKLLSALRIIVNQGTFGYTSFGNPRLHPNVPWQILDKYCDIALPQIYFEKFTFKPTTPEEVKDCLDAHKKLGLKKPILPIWSSESDTAKPASAAELQDYLNYYPGSSIWRIPNEGERGEAWNLIYSGFQLPTLKRNLRQGRTGEDVKAVQKVMNARGYNAGTVDANFGSQTQAAVRAFQKEAGLAVDGEVGKLTWIALGGKCQLPLPTLRD, from the coding sequence ATGGCACAACATCCCAACGGAGTTTGGATTTGGAATCTGTCAGATATTCGCAGTGACTATCTGGATAAGCTCGTTGAACGCAAAGTAAAGCGAGTTTATCTCAAAGTTTTTGATGGAAACTATCAAGGTCAACCAACTTTTTGGGATTGGCAATGTTCTCCAGAGATTATTCAAGAATTTGAGTCTCGTGATATCGAGGTTTATGGATGGGGATATCACTACGGCACTCCTGATATTGCAAGACAGGTTGTCAAAGTTAGACAAGCTCTGAATTGTGGGCTAGATGGCTACATTGTTGATGTAGAAAAAGAAGTAGAAGACAAGAGTAATCATACAAATGTAGACAAACTTCTTTCTGCTTTGCGTATTATTGTTAATCAAGGAACTTTCGGATATACAAGTTTTGGAAATCCTCGACTCCATCCTAATGTTCCTTGGCAGATTTTAGATAAGTATTGCGATATAGCTTTACCACAAATTTATTTTGAAAAATTCACTTTCAAGCCTACCACTCCAGAAGAAGTCAAAGATTGTCTGGATGCACATAAAAAATTAGGTTTGAAAAAACCAATTCTGCCAATTTGGAGTTCTGAAAGTGATACAGCAAAACCAGCTTCAGCCGCAGAACTTCAAGATTACCTAAATTATTATCCTGGTTCGTCAATTTGGCGTATTCCTAATGAAGGTGAACGTGGTGAAGCTTGGAATTTGATATATTCTGGATTTCAATTACCAACCCTTAAACGCAATCTTCGTCAAGGAAGAACAGGAGAGGATGTCAAGGCTGTTCAAAAAGTGATGAATGCAAGAGGGTACAATGCAGGAACAGTAGACGCAAATTTTGGTTCTCAAACGCAAGCTGCTGTTAGAGCATTCCAGAAAGAAGCAGGTCTTGCTGTTGATGGGGAGGTTGGTAAACTGACTTGGATAGCCCTTGGTGGAAAGTGTCAACTACCCCTGCCTACCCTTCGGGATTGA
- a CDS encoding Uma2 family endonuclease: MTVTIPIQAIKLAPGSQIAIHNLSWEDFERLLEDLGEKRKTRVTYYRGTLEIMSPLALHERPHRIIAYIITTILEIQGRNWEDFGSTTFKRPDIAGVEPDTCFYIQNASQVKGCTQMDLAVYPPPDLAIESDVTSKTTLNAYIALGVPEVWIYSTRQLTIYILEASAYVESALSPTFPDLPITELIPRLVQKAIDDGTSQMLRELKTLLRE, translated from the coding sequence ATGACCGTAACTATACCCATTCAAGCCATTAAACTCGCTCCCGGTAGCCAAATCGCCATTCATAACCTGTCCTGGGAAGACTTTGAGAGACTTCTCGAAGACTTAGGAGAAAAACGTAAAACCCGCGTCACATACTACCGAGGAACCCTAGAAATAATGTCCCCGTTAGCACTCCACGAGCGTCCCCATCGCATCATTGCTTACATCATCACCACAATTCTGGAAATCCAAGGACGCAACTGGGAAGATTTCGGCTCGACTACTTTTAAACGTCCAGACATTGCTGGGGTTGAGCCAGATACCTGCTTTTATATCCAAAACGCCAGCCAGGTAAAAGGATGTACCCAAATGGACTTAGCTGTATATCCTCCCCCAGATCTGGCGATAGAATCTGATGTTACTTCAAAAACAACCCTCAACGCTTACATAGCCTTGGGCGTTCCGGAAGTGTGGATTTATAGCACCCGTCAGCTAACCATTTACATTCTTGAAGCTAGCGCCTACGTTGAATCTGCTCTCAGTCCCACCTTTCCCGACTTACCGATAACCGAACTTATTCCCCGACTGGTACAAAAAGCCATTGACGACGGAACCAGTCAAATGCTGCGAGAACTGAAAACCTTGCTACGTGAATAA